The Thiosulfativibrio zosterae genome has a window encoding:
- the rplQ gene encoding 50S ribosomal protein L17 produces MRHRKSGRKLGRNSSHRKAMFSNMTSSLIAHEVIKTTVAKAKELRGVAEPLITLAKEDSVHNRRLAFSRLRDKAAVGKLFTEIGPRYQTRPGGYIRILKCGFRDGDNAPMAYVELVDRPAAQAAE; encoded by the coding sequence ATGCGTCATCGCAAAAGTGGTCGTAAATTAGGTCGCAACAGCTCTCATCGTAAGGCTATGTTTAGCAACATGACTTCGTCTTTAATTGCTCATGAAGTTATTAAAACGACTGTTGCTAAAGCAAAAGAGTTACGTGGTGTTGCTGAGCCTTTAATTACTTTGGCTAAAGAAGACAGTGTTCATAACCGTCGTCTTGCTTTTTCTCGTTTACGTGATAAAGCTGCCGTTGGCAAATTGTTTACTGAGATTGGTCCTCGTTACCAGACTCGTCCAGGTGGATATATCCGCATTTTAAAATGTGGTTTCCGCGATGGTGACAATGCACCTATGGCATATGTTGAGTTGGTGGATCGTCCTGCCGCTCAAGCTGCTGAGTAA
- a CDS encoding TatD family hydrolase: protein MRYFDTHSHQGYDLPGHHLSQLIVETLPRLPKSLLSLNLPNTTFLYALGLHPWFVKDFTNLESFKEELVDHNVSAIGEIGLDFFPDYLPFKQKQLVLFEQQLSIALELNLPVSIHCRAAFSELYKLLIQYPVKGCLHGFMGSYEQATQFTKLGLKIGINGVVCRSNANKYHRLARESLLSSIVLESDFPYVTDRQNNPLLVDSVAFSIAALRKMPLDELVETTYDTATKIFKGCE, encoded by the coding sequence TTGAGATATTTTGATACACATTCTCACCAAGGGTATGATCTTCCAGGTCACCATTTATCTCAATTAATCGTCGAAACTCTTCCCCGTTTACCAAAATCACTTTTAAGCCTTAATTTACCCAACACTACATTTTTATATGCATTGGGTCTTCATCCTTGGTTTGTCAAAGACTTTACTAATCTAGAATCATTTAAAGAAGAATTGGTTGATCATAATGTTTCAGCAATTGGTGAAATTGGTTTAGACTTTTTTCCAGATTACCTTCCGTTTAAGCAAAAACAGTTGGTGTTATTTGAACAACAGCTTTCTATTGCTTTAGAACTGAATTTGCCAGTTTCAATACATTGTCGTGCTGCTTTTTCAGAGCTTTATAAGTTGCTCATTCAGTATCCTGTGAAAGGTTGTTTGCATGGTTTTATGGGTAGTTATGAACAAGCAACCCAATTTACAAAATTAGGTCTAAAAATTGGTATTAATGGGGTCGTTTGTAGATCCAATGCAAATAAATATCATCGACTAGCTCGGGAATCTTTGCTTTCTTCTATTGTTTTAGAATCCGATTTTCCTTATGTGACTGATCGTCAGAATAATCCTTTATTGGTAGATAGTGTTGCGTTCTCTATTGCTGCGCTTCGTAAGATGCCGCTGGATGAATTAGTTGAAACCACTTATGATACTGCAACAAAAATATTTAAGGGGTGTGAATGA
- a CDS encoding YggS family pyridoxal phosphate-dependent enzyme → MNTLIDNYQTVKQRLQQAQQTYHKPEVQLLAVSKTKPIEAVNVIAAQGQQCFGENYVQEALEKIALRPDLEWHFIGPIQSNKTKPIAENFAWVHSVDRLKIAQRLNDQRPVELGKLHILLEVNISQEASKAGFSPEEVCSVLPEIMAMKNLECRGLMAIPEIATDFEQQRQPFAKMRELLARCQAAFPEAKLDTLSMGMSGDLEAAIAEGATLVRIGTDIFGARNYHKN, encoded by the coding sequence ATGAATACTTTAATCGATAATTATCAAACTGTTAAACAACGCCTTCAACAGGCACAACAAACCTACCACAAGCCAGAAGTGCAGCTTTTGGCTGTCAGCAAAACCAAACCGATTGAAGCGGTGAATGTGATTGCCGCACAAGGCCAACAGTGTTTTGGTGAAAACTATGTGCAAGAGGCGTTGGAAAAAATTGCCCTGCGCCCAGATTTGGAGTGGCATTTTATTGGCCCGATTCAGTCCAATAAAACCAAACCCATTGCAGAGAACTTTGCTTGGGTTCACAGCGTAGACCGTTTAAAAATAGCGCAACGCTTAAATGATCAACGCCCTGTTGAATTGGGAAAACTGCACATCTTATTGGAAGTGAATATCAGCCAAGAAGCGAGTAAAGCTGGATTTAGCCCGGAGGAAGTTTGTAGCGTTTTGCCAGAAATCATGGCGATGAAAAATCTAGAATGCCGCGGACTCATGGCCATTCCTGAAATAGCAACCGACTTTGAACAGCAACGCCAGCCTTTTGCCAAAATGCGTGAACTACTTGCCCGTTGCCAAGCCGCCTTTCCTGAAGCTAAGCTGGATACTTTATCAATGGGCATGTCAGGTGACTTAGAAGCGGCGATTGCCGAGGGTGCAACCCTAGTAAGAATTGGTACCGATATTTTTGGCGCACGAAACTACCATAAAAACTAA
- the rpsD gene encoding 30S ribosomal protein S4, with translation MARYIGPKCKLSRREGTDLFLKSGVRSIESKCKIDQLPGQHGAGRKRVTEYGLQLREKQKVRRIYGVLEKKFRLYYKEADRRKGSTGVNLLQILESRLDNVVYRMGFASTRAEARQLVSHKAIQVNGSNVNIPSYEVSAGDVISVREKSKNQSRIVAAMGMSVQAGHVSWVEVDSNKLEGTYKAVPDRSDLSADIAENLIVELYSK, from the coding sequence ATGGCTAGATATATTGGTCCAAAGTGTAAACTATCTCGTCGCGAAGGTACTGATCTATTTCTTAAAAGCGGTGTTCGTAGCATCGAATCTAAGTGTAAGATTGATCAGTTACCTGGGCAGCACGGGGCAGGTCGTAAGCGCGTAACCGAATATGGTTTACAGCTACGTGAAAAACAAAAAGTTCGTCGTATTTACGGTGTACTAGAAAAGAAATTCCGTTTGTATTACAAAGAAGCTGACCGTCGTAAGGGTTCAACTGGTGTTAACTTGTTGCAAATTCTTGAAAGCCGTTTAGACAACGTAGTCTATCGTATGGGCTTTGCCTCTACACGTGCTGAAGCTCGTCAGTTGGTATCTCACAAGGCTATCCAAGTAAACGGTTCAAATGTAAATATCCCTTCGTATGAAGTTTCTGCAGGTGATGTTATCAGTGTTCGTGAAAAATCAAAAAACCAAAGCCGTATTGTTGCTGCGATGGGAATGAGTGTTCAAGCTGGTCATGTTAGCTGGGTAGAAGTTGATTCAAACAAACTTGAAGGAACTTATAAAGCAGTTCCTGATCGTTCTGATTTGTCTGCTGATATCGCTGAAAACTTGATTGTTGAGCTTTACTCTAAGTAA
- a CDS encoding DUF2927 domain-containing protein: protein MALFNSVSLRLAMHLPLSLALFSGICQANALTDWQDPEYIQRAFNEVALKNEYQKTDLRIVKWQVPIIYQLSYEHLQGPIPLIEEMAQVQMNHLASITNHAIKQSHLKDKPNFRIILTKDAYFKTTIEKWAGSKMGYLAKESNCIASFKRNQHHEIIQASVVIPVDHAMSRGLLPACIVEETTQALGLPNDSDWVNPSIANDASKLDYLTGLDYVMLKLLYDPAIKAGMSFSQSQPILKASIQKMLKDQTIQNAYQSVKTGGLYQFQTP, encoded by the coding sequence ATGGCATTATTTAATTCAGTTAGTTTGCGACTGGCCATGCATTTGCCACTTAGCTTGGCTTTGTTCAGTGGGATATGCCAGGCCAACGCTTTGACTGATTGGCAAGACCCTGAGTACATTCAACGCGCCTTTAACGAAGTTGCATTGAAAAACGAATATCAAAAAACAGATCTCAGAATTGTAAAATGGCAAGTGCCGATTATTTATCAATTAAGCTACGAGCATCTTCAAGGACCCATTCCTTTAATCGAAGAAATGGCTCAAGTTCAAATGAATCATCTTGCCAGCATCACGAACCACGCTATAAAACAAAGTCATCTTAAAGATAAACCCAATTTTAGAATCATCTTAACCAAAGACGCTTATTTTAAGACAACCATTGAAAAATGGGCAGGCTCAAAGATGGGTTATTTAGCGAAAGAATCCAATTGTATCGCCAGTTTTAAACGAAACCAGCATCATGAAATTATACAAGCCAGCGTGGTCATACCCGTTGACCATGCGATGAGCCGTGGGCTTTTACCAGCCTGTATTGTGGAAGAAACCACCCAAGCCCTTGGATTACCCAATGATTCTGACTGGGTGAATCCAAGCATTGCCAATGATGCGAGTAAACTCGATTATTTAACGGGATTAGACTATGTGATGTTAAAACTGCTTTATGATCCAGCAATCAAAGCAGGCATGAGCTTTTCACAAAGTCAGCCAATTCTGAAAGCAAGCATTCAAAAAATGTTAAAAGACCAAACCATTCAAAATGCCTACCAGTCGGTCAAGACAGGCGGCCTTTATCAATTTCAAACCCCTTAA
- a CDS encoding tRNA threonylcarbamoyladenosine dehydratase encodes MKPLFERSLLIFDEAGITRLQNAHVLVAGVGGVGGFVIEALARAGIGELTIIDHDQVSPSNLNRQIIALESTVGLNKVDVMKDRILLINPDCKVNTLASFITPEAMPELLTQSFSCVVDAIDSLNCKVALVKAACDAQVPVFSSMGAGRRTDPSKVMVSRLDNTHTCGLARNMRQRLNKHKTASKIPVVFSTELPLPPGPMEDIEGARGRVVNGTASYMPGIFGLMLGGLVINYLVKEDNKG; translated from the coding sequence ATGAAGCCATTATTTGAAAGAAGTTTGCTGATTTTTGATGAAGCAGGTATTACTCGATTACAAAATGCGCATGTTTTGGTGGCAGGTGTCGGAGGTGTTGGTGGTTTTGTTATTGAAGCTTTGGCGCGCGCGGGTATTGGTGAGCTAACAATTATTGATCATGACCAAGTGTCTCCCTCAAATTTAAACCGCCAGATTATTGCTTTGGAGTCCACCGTTGGACTTAACAAGGTTGATGTCATGAAAGATAGAATTCTGTTGATCAACCCAGATTGTAAGGTAAATACGCTGGCTTCATTTATAACACCTGAGGCAATGCCTGAATTATTAACGCAATCTTTCAGTTGTGTGGTGGATGCCATAGATAGTTTAAATTGTAAGGTAGCACTGGTTAAAGCCGCTTGTGATGCTCAGGTGCCTGTTTTTTCGAGTATGGGAGCAGGTCGGCGTACTGACCCAAGCAAAGTGATGGTCAGTCGTTTAGACAATACTCATACTTGTGGTTTGGCTCGTAATATGCGTCAGCGTTTAAATAAACACAAAACGGCTTCAAAAATTCCTGTGGTATTTTCAACTGAATTACCACTGCCGCCAGGTCCAATGGAAGACATCGAAGGTGCAAGAGGGCGTGTTGTGAATGGTACAGCCAGTTATATGCCGGGTATATTTGGTTTAATGCTGGGTGGATTAGTAATTAATTACCTTGTTAAAGAAGATAATAAAGGTTAA
- the rpsK gene encoding 30S ribosomal protein S11, protein MAKSNSRVAVKKKNRHVVTDAVAHVHATFNNTIITITDRTGNTLSWATAGGSGFRGSRKSTPFAAQVAAEKAGQLATEYGVKNMDVMVKGPGPGRDSAVRGLNSVGFKITSISDVTPIPHNGCRPPKKRRV, encoded by the coding sequence ATGGCAAAATCAAATTCGCGTGTTGCAGTAAAGAAAAAGAATAGACATGTAGTCACTGATGCAGTGGCGCATGTTCATGCTACTTTTAACAACACCATTATTACGATTACTGATCGCACTGGAAACACACTAAGCTGGGCAACTGCCGGTGGAAGTGGTTTCCGTGGTTCAAGAAAAAGTACACCATTTGCTGCTCAAGTTGCTGCTGAAAAAGCAGGTCAATTGGCTACCGAATATGGTGTTAAAAATATGGATGTCATGGTCAAAGGACCAGGTCCAGGGCGTGATTCAGCTGTGAGAGGACTTAACAGTGTTGGTTTTAAAATTACATCGATTTCTGATGTAACGCCAATTCCACACAATGGTTGTCGTCCACCGAAAAAACGTCGCGTATAA
- the uvrA gene encoding excinuclease ABC subunit UvrA: protein MLEEIIVRGARTHNLKNIDVTLPRDKLIVITGLSGSGKSSLAFDTIYAEGQRRYVESLSTYARQFLSVMEKPDIDHIEGLSPAISIEQKSTSHNPRSTVGTVTEIYDYLRLLFARAGTPRCPTHGCDLEAQTVSQMVDRTLELPAETKCMLIAPVVRGKKGEHVNLLEELKAQGFIRARINGQLHDLEGSIALDKNKKHNIDVVIDRFKIREDIKQRLAESFETALHLADGIAEIVPMDEADDFHLVFSERFACPHCGYSVPELEPRIFSFNNPHGACPSCDGLGIKETFDAHRVIIHPELSLAGGAIRGWDRRHKYYYDILKAVTDYYKFDIEAPWDSLSEAHQNVILFGSGTKKIPLPHGRYSDTRRFEGVIPNMERRYAETDSKTVRDELDKYRMSQPCKSCHGTRLNEIARHVFVDNRTIPELTHLPVGELQAYFNQLELEGAKGQIADKIIKEVRDRLSFLVNVGLNYLTLDRSADTLSGGEAQRIRLASQIGAGLVGVMYVLDEPSIGLHQRDNDRLLQTLIHLRDLGNTVIVVEHDEDAIRAADYVLDIGPGAGVHGGRIMAQGTPQQIMDTPASLTGQFLNGSRKIEVPENRLPTPKEWLRIIGASGNNLKNVTLEIPARLLTCVTGVSGSGKSTLINGTLSKIVANKLNGAMHEPAPYQKLEGIEHFDKAVNIDQSPIGRTPRSNPATYTGLFTPIRELLSATPESRTRGYTPGRFSFNVKGGRCEACQGDGVIKVEMHFLPDVYVACDVCQGARYNRETLAVEYKGKNIHQILDMTVEDARAFFDAIPVIARKLQMLIEVGLGYIRLGQSATTLSGGEAQRVKLAKELSKRDTGNTLYILDEPTTGLHFHDIELLLKVIQNLRDQGNTIVIIEHNLDVIKTADWIIDLGPEGGSGGGMIIATGTPETIAKHPDSYTGHYLKPLLGLK from the coding sequence ATGTTAGAAGAGATCATTGTTCGTGGGGCTCGTACACACAATTTAAAGAATATTGATGTAACTTTGCCAAGAGATAAACTGATTGTGATTACCGGTTTATCGGGCTCAGGCAAATCTTCTTTAGCCTTTGATACGATTTATGCCGAAGGGCAACGCCGTTATGTCGAGTCGCTTTCGACCTATGCGCGCCAATTTTTATCGGTGATGGAAAAACCCGATATCGATCATATCGAAGGGTTATCTCCGGCCATTTCAATTGAACAAAAATCCACCTCTCACAATCCGCGCTCGACCGTTGGTACGGTAACCGAAATTTATGATTATTTGCGCCTGCTATTTGCACGTGCGGGCACGCCGCGCTGCCCAACGCATGGCTGCGACCTAGAGGCGCAAACCGTCAGTCAAATGGTCGACAGAACCCTTGAACTGCCTGCCGAAACCAAATGTATGCTGATTGCACCAGTGGTGCGTGGCAAAAAAGGTGAGCATGTCAATCTGCTGGAAGAACTGAAAGCACAAGGTTTTATACGCGCACGCATTAACGGCCAGCTGCATGATTTAGAGGGCTCTATTGCGCTTGATAAAAACAAAAAACACAACATCGATGTGGTCATTGACCGCTTTAAGATTCGTGAAGATATAAAGCAACGCCTCGCGGAATCTTTTGAAACAGCACTTCATTTAGCCGATGGGATTGCTGAAATTGTCCCCATGGACGAAGCCGATGATTTTCATTTAGTATTCTCAGAACGCTTTGCTTGCCCGCATTGTGGCTATTCGGTTCCTGAGTTAGAACCGCGTATTTTTTCGTTTAACAATCCACATGGCGCTTGCCCAAGTTGTGATGGTCTTGGCATTAAAGAAACCTTTGATGCGCATCGCGTTATTATTCACCCCGAACTCAGTTTGGCGGGTGGTGCGATCCGTGGCTGGGATAGACGCCATAAATATTATTACGATATCCTGAAAGCCGTCACTGACTATTACAAGTTTGATATTGAAGCCCCTTGGGACTCTCTAAGTGAGGCGCATCAAAATGTCATCCTATTCGGTTCTGGCACCAAAAAAATTCCATTGCCGCATGGTCGTTATAGCGACACGCGTCGTTTTGAAGGGGTTATTCCCAATATGGAGCGTCGCTATGCTGAAACAGACAGCAAAACCGTGCGCGATGAACTCGACAAATATCGGATGTCACAACCCTGTAAAAGCTGCCATGGGACGCGCTTAAACGAAATCGCACGCCATGTGTTTGTTGACAATCGAACCATACCAGAACTCACTCACTTACCCGTTGGCGAATTGCAGGCTTACTTCAATCAACTGGAATTGGAAGGTGCTAAAGGTCAAATTGCTGACAAAATCATTAAAGAAGTGCGCGACCGTTTGTCTTTCTTGGTGAATGTAGGTCTTAACTATTTAACCCTTGACCGCAGTGCCGACACACTATCCGGTGGAGAGGCGCAACGCATTCGCCTAGCCAGTCAAATTGGGGCTGGCCTCGTCGGTGTCATGTATGTATTAGACGAGCCTTCTATTGGCTTACATCAACGCGACAATGACCGTTTACTACAGACCCTAATTCATCTGCGAGACCTAGGAAATACCGTCATAGTGGTTGAACATGATGAAGATGCCATTCGAGCGGCAGACTATGTACTAGACATAGGCCCTGGAGCGGGTGTGCATGGCGGGCGCATTATGGCGCAAGGTACGCCACAACAAATCATGGATACGCCCGCTTCTTTAACGGGGCAATTTTTGAATGGCTCAAGAAAAATTGAAGTGCCAGAAAATAGACTGCCCACCCCGAAAGAGTGGTTGCGCATTATTGGCGCATCGGGTAACAACTTAAAGAATGTCACCCTTGAAATTCCAGCACGCTTACTCACTTGCGTCACCGGCGTTTCTGGCTCGGGCAAATCTACATTAATTAACGGAACCTTGTCTAAGATTGTCGCCAACAAACTCAATGGCGCGATGCATGAACCTGCCCCTTATCAAAAACTAGAAGGTATCGAACACTTTGATAAAGCAGTGAATATCGATCAAAGCCCCATTGGCAGAACGCCTCGCTCAAATCCCGCCACCTACACCGGCTTATTTACTCCTATACGAGAACTGCTCTCTGCCACACCTGAATCTCGTACCAGAGGCTATACACCTGGGCGTTTTAGTTTTAATGTGAAAGGTGGACGCTGTGAGGCTTGCCAAGGGGATGGCGTTATTAAAGTGGAGATGCACTTTTTGCCCGATGTCTATGTGGCTTGCGATGTTTGTCAAGGCGCGCGCTATAATCGTGAAACTTTAGCCGTTGAGTACAAAGGCAAAAATATTCACCAAATTTTGGACATGACCGTTGAAGATGCACGCGCCTTCTTTGATGCCATTCCAGTCATTGCTCGTAAACTGCAAATGCTGATTGAAGTTGGCTTAGGCTATATTCGTTTAGGACAAAGCGCCACCACTTTGTCGGGTGGAGAAGCGCAACGCGTCAAATTAGCCAAAGAATTGTCTAAAAGAGATACTGGCAATACGCTCTATATTTTGGATGAACCGACGACAGGTCTGCACTTTCATGACATCGAATTGCTGTTAAAAGTTATTCAAAACCTGCGTGACCAAGGTAATACAATTGTTATTATTGAGCATAACTTAGATGTGATAAAAACCGCCGACTGGATTATCGATCTTGGCCCTGAAGGCGGTTCAGGCGGCGGAATGATTATCGCCACCGGCACACCAGAAACCATTGCCAAGCATCCTGATTCTTACACTGGCCACTATTTAAAGCCATTATTAGGTTTAAAATGA
- the ppk2 gene encoding polyphosphate kinase 2, which produces MKKIKSSEANYPYTDKLSRDMYEQQKILLQIELLKLQKWMKQTGNRMVVVFEGRDAAGKGGTIKRITEHLNPRGARVVALDKPSESEAGQWYFQRYIQHLPTSGEMVLFDRSWYNRAGVERVMGFCTPPEYNQFVHQAPEFERMVTASGISLIKFWFSVGQKEQLRRFNARKHDPLKQWKLSPMDLASLTRWDEYTKAKEDMFFYTNTNEAPWTVIKSNDKKRARLEAMRFLLCQFDYDGKDKDAIGVVDPLIVSSGEDVFKED; this is translated from the coding sequence ATGAAAAAAATAAAATCCAGTGAAGCCAATTACCCCTACACAGATAAACTCTCTAGAGATATGTATGAACAGCAAAAAATCTTGCTACAAATAGAGCTCTTAAAATTACAAAAATGGATGAAGCAAACCGGCAACCGCATGGTGGTTGTTTTTGAGGGGCGTGATGCGGCGGGCAAAGGTGGCACCATTAAAAGGATTACCGAACATCTTAATCCGCGTGGTGCGCGTGTTGTGGCTTTGGATAAACCCAGTGAAAGCGAAGCGGGGCAATGGTATTTTCAACGCTATATTCAGCATTTGCCAACATCAGGTGAGATGGTGTTGTTTGACCGTTCTTGGTATAACCGTGCGGGAGTGGAACGCGTCATGGGGTTTTGCACACCGCCAGAATATAATCAGTTTGTGCATCAAGCGCCAGAGTTTGAGCGCATGGTCACCGCCAGTGGCATTAGCCTGATTAAGTTTTGGTTTTCGGTGGGGCAAAAAGAACAATTACGCCGTTTTAACGCCCGTAAGCATGATCCGCTTAAACAGTGGAAACTCAGTCCAATGGACTTGGCCTCATTAACGCGTTGGGATGAATATACCAAAGCCAAAGAAGATATGTTTTTCTACACCAATACCAATGAAGCGCCTTGGACAGTTATTAAATCGAATGATAAAAAGCGTGCCCGTCTTGAAGCCATGCGCTTTTTACTGTGTCAATTTGATTATGACGGCAAAGACAAAGATGCCATAGGCGTGGTAGACCCTTTGATTGTGAGCAGTGGCGAAGATGTCTTTAAAGAAGATTAA
- a CDS encoding DNA-directed RNA polymerase subunit alpha — translation MQEMLEQLLTPRLVDIKRVSDFHSRVVLEPMERGFGHTLGNSLRRILLSSMPGAALVEAQIDGVLHEYSSIEGVREDVLEILLNLKEVSIKLNQKSEAQLTLNKKGPAIVTAADIQLNHDVEIMNPDLVIAHLSEGAVLNMTLKAEKGIGYRAAVQSDSDSSTGVGVLKLDASFSPVHTVSYEVQNARVEQRTDLDKLILEVVTDGTLDPEDAIKQAATVLHYQLRAFVDLKHQEIETVEEPQEEYDPIYLQPVDDLELTVRSANCLKAEQIYYIGDLVQRAESHLLKTPNLGKKSLQEIKDILAQRGLSLGTKLENWPPASLVSKESI, via the coding sequence ATGCAAGAAATGTTAGAACAACTACTAACCCCGCGTTTGGTTGATATTAAAAGAGTTTCAGATTTCCATAGTCGTGTTGTTCTTGAACCAATGGAACGTGGTTTCGGTCATACATTAGGTAATTCTCTCAGAAGAATTTTATTATCTTCTATGCCAGGTGCAGCTCTTGTTGAAGCTCAAATTGATGGTGTTCTTCACGAATATTCTTCTATTGAAGGTGTTCGTGAAGATGTTCTTGAGATTTTGTTAAATCTTAAAGAAGTTTCTATAAAGCTAAACCAGAAATCTGAAGCTCAATTAACTTTGAACAAGAAAGGCCCAGCAATCGTAACTGCTGCTGATATTCAGTTAAATCATGATGTAGAAATCATGAACCCTGATCTAGTCATAGCCCACCTGAGTGAAGGTGCTGTATTAAATATGACTTTAAAGGCTGAAAAAGGTATTGGTTATCGCGCAGCAGTACAGTCTGATTCTGATAGTTCAACAGGCGTTGGCGTTTTAAAGCTAGATGCTAGCTTTAGTCCAGTTCATACCGTAAGTTATGAAGTGCAAAACGCGCGTGTTGAACAAAGAACTGACCTTGATAAACTAATTTTAGAAGTCGTCACAGATGGTACTTTAGATCCTGAAGATGCAATTAAGCAAGCAGCTACAGTTCTGCATTATCAACTACGCGCATTCGTTGATTTGAAGCATCAAGAGATTGAAACGGTTGAAGAGCCCCAAGAAGAATACGATCCAATTTATTTACAACCTGTAGATGACTTGGAGCTAACTGTTCGTTCTGCAAATTGTTTGAAAGCTGAACAAATCTACTATATTGGTGATCTTGTTCAACGTGCTGAATCACATTTATTGAAAACACCTAACTTGGGTAAAAAGTCTTTACAAGAAATTAAAGATATTTTGGCTCAAAGAGGCTTGAGTTTAGGTACTAAATTAGAAAATTGGCCACCCGCTAGCCTTGTTAGCAAAGAGTCAATTTAA
- a CDS encoding dihydroorotase, translated as MRLQINNARIIDPAQNLDCVSNLYISRGRFAGIGDTAPEGFGTADQEIDATGKWILPGLVDLCARLSEPGGNFQGNIATETKAAVAGGVTTICCPPDTAPVNDTQAVTELIQRRARQAATAFVLPIGALTQGLKGERLSNMYSLKQAGCVAMSQANQPLQNALTLKNAMNYAASLDILIMNRCENQSLKNNGVAHSGAVSSRLGLADIPASAETTDLARDLVLVEETGVRAHFSQLSTARSVDMIAEAKKRGLPVTCDVAIHQLLLTDYDVIGFNSTFHVTPPLRSHADRDALIAGVKTGIIDAIVSDHAPLGRDDKLLPFGESKPGMSGLETLLPLVLKMVDDGTLDLITAIRAVTVNPAEVLGIHTGSLETSLSADFSIINPDAPWQLNKADMVSAGKNTAFDGWHFNAQIEATYFQGRPVYRNNPV; from the coding sequence ATGAGATTGCAAATTAACAATGCCCGCATCATTGACCCAGCCCAAAACTTAGACTGTGTGAGCAACCTGTATATTTCGCGGGGACGTTTTGCCGGCATAGGCGATACAGCCCCCGAAGGATTTGGCACTGCAGACCAAGAAATTGATGCCACTGGCAAGTGGATTTTGCCAGGCCTGGTGGATTTGTGCGCCCGTTTGTCGGAACCGGGTGGTAATTTTCAGGGCAATATTGCCACGGAAACCAAAGCCGCTGTGGCAGGTGGCGTTACCACGATTTGTTGCCCACCGGACACCGCTCCGGTCAACGACACTCAAGCCGTGACCGAGCTGATTCAACGCCGTGCGCGCCAAGCAGCCACCGCATTTGTATTACCGATTGGCGCCTTAACGCAAGGTTTAAAAGGCGAACGCTTGAGTAATATGTACTCGCTAAAACAAGCGGGTTGTGTCGCCATGAGCCAAGCCAATCAGCCACTGCAAAACGCTTTAACCCTTAAAAATGCCATGAACTATGCGGCCAGCTTAGATATTTTAATCATGAATCGCTGCGAAAATCAGTCATTAAAAAACAATGGCGTTGCCCACAGTGGCGCAGTGTCTTCACGCTTAGGTTTAGCCGACATCCCTGCATCTGCCGAAACCACTGATTTAGCACGCGATTTAGTGTTGGTTGAAGAAACCGGTGTGCGAGCGCATTTTTCGCAACTGTCCACTGCGCGTTCGGTCGACATGATTGCGGAAGCCAAAAAGCGTGGATTGCCCGTGACCTGTGATGTAGCAATTCACCAACTGTTATTGACCGATTATGATGTGATTGGTTTTAATTCTACCTTCCATGTCACCCCCCCGTTACGCAGCCATGCTGATCGTGATGCGCTGATTGCCGGCGTGAAAACTGGCATTATTGATGCCATTGTCAGCGACCATGCGCCGCTAGGGCGTGATGATAAACTCTTGCCGTTTGGCGAAAGCAAGCCAGGCATGAGTGGTTTAGAAACCCTTTTGCCGTTGGTGTTGAAGATGGTGGATGATGGCACTTTAGATTTAATCACCGCGATTCGTGCGGTGACTGTGAATCCAGCGGAAGTGCTCGGCATTCATACCGGCAGTTTAGAAACCAGCTTATCGGCAGACTTTAGTATTATTAATCCCGATGCTCCATGGCAATTGAACAAAGCCGATATGGTCAGCGCCGGAAAAAATACTGCGTTTGATGGCTGGCATTTTAATGCCCAAATTGAAGCGACCTATTTCCAAGGCCGTCCGGTGTATCGTAACAACCCCGTTTGA